CCCACCACAGCAGGCCGATCAGTGCGGCCGCGATCAGCGAGCACAGCAAAAACCACTGGGCAGCGCGGTCTGCGATTTGCGCCAGGCGCGGTTTCTCGGCCTGGGCCCGTTCCAGCAGGCGCACGATGGCAGACAGGCGGGTGTCATGCCCCAAGGCGCGCACTTCGACGGTCAGCGCACCCTCGACGTTGAGTGTGCCGGCGGTGACCGCATCGCCGACGTTGCGCGGCTGCGGCAGGTATTCGCCGGTGAGCAGGGATTCATCAATGCTCGACTGGCCGTCGAGAATCACTCCGTCGGCCGGCAGCACAGCGCCTGGATGCACCAGTACGCGGTCGCCCACGGCCAATTCGCTGAGCAGGATGCGCTCGCTCTGACCGTCACCTTTAAGCCGTAAGCACGAAGCCGGCAACAGGTTGACCAACTGCGCGGTGGCGGCGGCGGTGCGCTCCCGCGCCCGGCGCTCCAGATAGCGCCCGGCGAGCAGGAACAGCGCGAACATACCCACCGCGTCGAAGTACAGCTCGCCGGTACCGGTGATGGCCGTCCAGATACCCGCCAGGTACGCGCCGCCAATCGCCAGGGACACCGACACATCCATGGTCAGGTGGCGCGTGCGCAGGTCGCGCAGGGCGCCTTTGAAGAATGGCGCACAGCTGTAGAACACGATGGGCGTGGTCAGAAACATCGCCACCCAGCGCAGGATCACGTGCAGCTCCGGGCTCAGGTCGATATTGAATTCCGGCCAGGTCGCCATGGTCGCCATCATCGCCTGGAACCACAGCAACCCTGCTACGCCCAGTTGGCGCAAGGCCTTGCGGTTTTCGCTGGCCAATTGCTCGGCGGCGCGATCGGCCTGATAAGGGTGGGCGGCATAGCCGATATGGCGCAGCTCGCTGAGCACCTGGCTCAGCGGCAATTGCCCGTCGGCCCAGCGCACGTGCAGGCGGTGGTTGGACAGATTCAGTCGCGCCTCGGCCACTGCGGGCAGGCTGCGCAGGTGTTTCTCGATCAGCCAGCCACAGGCGGCGCAGCTGATGCCTTCCATCAGCAGCGTGGTTTCAGCCAACTCGCCCTCGTGGCGCACAAAGGGTTGTTGCACGTCGGCGCGGTCGTACAGCGCCAGTTCGTCGACCAGTTGCACCGGCAACGCCTCAGGGTTGGCCGAGGCTTCGCTGCGGTGCTGGTAATAGCTTTGCAACCCGCCGGCCACAATCGCCTCGGCCACCGCCTGGCAGCCTGGGCAGCACAGTTCGCGGCGCTCGCCGAGGATTTCGGCGGTAAACCGGCTGCCGGGCGGGACGGGCAGGGCGCAGTGGTAGCAAGGGGTTGGGCTGGTCATGGTGTGAAATCTATATCGGCTGGGAGGGCCTCATCGCGGGCAAGCCCGGCTCCCACAGCAGACCGCGATCCACTGTGGGAGCGGGCTTGCCCGCGATGCGCGAAGCGCAAGGGTTTTACTTTTTCAGGTCTTCGGCACCCTGCAACGGTTCATCACCCAGCAGCAAGTCCTTGTCGTGGCTGACCTCTTCTTCTTCGAACAGGCGCCAGGTCTTGTCGCCCTCCACGCCGAGCAATTCCACGAAGCGCCGGCCCTCTACCTTGTCGGTGACCTGGCCGATGTAGCGGCCGGGTTCGCTGTCGCTGCGGGTGAGGTTGATCTTGCGGTCTTTCTCCGGCTGGGTCGGGGAAATCAGGTTCAGTTCCAGAGTGTTCGGGTTGCTGTATCCGGTGAGTTGCAGTTCGACTTCACCGGTGAGCTCGTCCAGGTGCAGCTTGCCGCGCAGTTGCAGGGTCTGGGCCAGCCGCTCACGGTCCAGGGAGCGGTTGATGCCTTTGCCGGCCTCGTAGTAGTTGTCGTTGACCAGGTTGTCCGGGTTCTTCACCGCAATGGTCACCATGGACAAGGTCAAGGTCACCGAGCAGGCCAGGATCCCAATAATGATCCAGGGCCAGAGGTGCTTGTACCAAGGGCTTGCGGCAGTAGCTGCGGGCATTGTTGTGCTCTCTTTTAATTAGCGGACTTGTGGGCCGATGAATCGGCTCTTGGCTTCAATGTGGACGCTGTCGTCATCGGCATCCCTGAGGATGAATTTCACCTCGTTGGTGCTCGATGGCAGTTGCTCGGGGGCGCTGGACAGCTCTACCGGCATCGTGAAGATGTCCCCGGCGGCGACCTTGATCTCGCGCCGGCCTTGCAGCTTGAGGTCGGGCAGGCCCGAGGCGTCGAGCACGTAGGTGTGGTCGCGCTGGTCCTTGTTCATGATCTTCAGGCTGTAGACGTTTTCGATGCGCCCTTCGGCGTTTTCGCGGTAGAGCACGCGGTCTTTGCTGACGTCGAAGCCCACCAGCGAGCGCATGAAAAATGCGCCCGCCAACAGGCCGATCATCGCCAGCAGCACCAAGGCATAACCTATCAGGCGCGGGCGCAGCTTATGGGTTTTCTGCCCGGACAGGTTGTGCTCGGTGGTGTAGCTGATCAGGCCGCGTGGGTAGTCCATCTTGTCCATGATGTTGTCGCAGGCGTCAATACAGGCGGCGCAGCCGATGCACTCGATTTGCAGGCCGTCACGGATGTCGATGCCAGTGGGGCACACCTGCACGCACATCGTGCAATCGATGCAATCGCCCAGGCCCTGAGCCTTGTAGTCGATGCCCTTTTTACGTGGGCCACGCACTTCGCCACGGCGCGGGTCGTAGGACACGATCAGGGTGTCCTTGTCGAACATCACGCTCTGGAACCGCGCATACGGGCACATGTAGATGCACACCTGTTCGCGCAACCAGCCGGCATTGCCGTAGGTGGCCAGGGTGAAAAAACCGACCCAGAAATACGACCAGCCATCGGCCTGGCCAGTAAAGAAGTCGAACACCAGTTCGCGGATGGGCGAGAAGTAGCCGACGAAGGTCATGCCGGTGGCAAAACCGATCAACAGCCACAGCGTGTGCTTGCTGAACTTGCGCAGGAACTTGTTGGCGCCCATCGGTGCTTTGTCGAGCTTGATGCGCTGGTTGCGGTCGCCTTCGGTGACCTTTTCGCACCACATGAAGATCCACGTCCATACGCTTTGCGGGCAGGTATAACCGCACCACACCCGCCCGGCGTACACGGTGATGAAGAACAGGCCAAAGGCCGCAACAATAAGAATGCCCGAGAGCAGGATGAAATCCTGGGGCCAGAAGGTCGCGCCAAAAATGAAGAATTTACGTTCCGGCAGGTTCCACCAGACCGCCTGGTGGCCGCCCCAGTTCAGCCACACGGTGCCGAAGTAGAGCAGGAACAAACCGGCGCCACCGAGCATACGCAAATTGCGGAACAGGCCGGTGAAGGCACGGGTGTAGATTTTCTCTCGCGAAGCGTAAAGGTCGACGCTGTTGCTCGCGTTTTTGGCAGGCGGGGTAACGTCATGTACCGGTATCTGGTTGCTCATCATTGCATCCCACGGCGGTGGAGATTTGCCTCGGCCAGTACGTGCCAACCGGGGTCAAATTGGGGGTGTTGCAGTGGCGTAATGATACGCCTCTAGTACAGCTGAACAGGTGCGACCTTTGGTCGCGTTGGGGGAAATCAATTGTTGGTGTACGTGATCTGGATCAATTGACTTGGGAAGTATGGCCGGTTTTTGCCGCTAAGCAGGTCATTCGTCCCATGGATTAATCAGTGGTACACCGCTGGGCTTGAAGTCACTGACGTTGCGCGTCACCACGGTGAGCCCATGCACCAGAGCGGTTGCGGCAATCAATGCGTCACTCTCGTTGGCCTGGTCCGGCACATGCAGATGGGCGCAACGCAGCGCAACGGCGGCATCAACCGGCAATATCCGACAAGCCTGAAGCACGAACGGTCATTACGCGGTGAGACACACAGGCCGAAAGCATAAAAGGCTGGATGATGTTATTTCGCAACCCATGCTAAGCGATCGACTCATCTACGGCCAACGCAGCGCTATGTGAACATTAAATGTAGTAGAGGTAGTGCATAGGTAGCCCGCCAACTAAAAAGCCTCGTGTATTTTAGAGGTAATAGGGTGGTTGGCATATGCCGCTATTGAGTCTTTAAAAGATATAAATTCGCTAACATGTTTCGCCGTTTTTTTGGAACTGTTTAGTGAGTTTTTTAACTAATTTTACCCCCGCTGATTGTGGCGTTCTTGTTGGATTTATTCGAGGTGTTGAATGATAAATAATCATGGTGTTTATGTTCCGGCTACGGTGCGTAGTTTCGGATTTTTTCCAGGCGTGCGGCCATTTTCTTCCGATCATAAGGTTCCCCTTGAGGCAATGAAGTTAAGGAGTTTTGCCACTCATCCGTCTTTTTTTGGCAATACAGTGTCTAACGATTCAAGGGTGGTGACGGCTGAGGTGGTGGGTAGGTTGTTGCGTAATTTTAGCGTGTTTGAATGTCCCCATTTCCCTGGACGCATTTCCGTCCGGGCGCTGAAGGACGTTGTCAGCGGACGTACGCCTGGCGTATCCGCAGAGAATGTCGAGTTGGCCAAAATGATTTTTATAATGCCAGGTCTCTTGAAGCAGCTTGAGGGCCGAAATTTTGAGTTTGGAGGTGTTGAAAGGTTTGATGGGGTAATTGATAAGCGTATTTTAGAGTCGCTGAATACTCATTATGCTCCGTTCCTTGAAATGCGACGCGAATATTATAGGCGTGTTAAATTTTAATCCTGGAAATGCGTGGTTTTTTTTGCCATGAGTTTGGGTGTGGAAAACAGTTGAATGTATAAGTGTGCATGCAGCGAATAGGGTGCTGTTGTTTTGATGCTTGCAGGTATGGAGTTGAATTCAATCGTTGTTAACTGCCAAAAAAACCGCCGATAGGCATCGGCGGTTTTTTTTTGGTAGTTCTACTTTGTATCGGTCGTATTATCCCCATGGGACAGGCTGTAAACATACGCCGCCAGCAAGTGCACCTTGTCGTTGCCTTGCAGCAACTCCTGCGCCGGCATCTGACCCTGACGGCCATAACGAATGGTCTGCTGCAGTTGCGCAAAGCTCGAACCGTAGATGAATGCGCCCGGGTGCGTCAGATCGGGCGCGCCCATCGCTGGTGTGCCTTTACCGGCCGGGCCGTGGCAGGCCACGCAGTTGGCGGCGAAGAGTTTCGCGCCGTTGGCCACGTCGGCCTTGGTGCCTTCCGGCAGTTTGCGGCCATCGAGGTTGGTCACCACAAAGCCCGCCACGTCGGCTACGCCTTGTTCGCCAATGACCTCGGCCCAGGCCGGCATCACCGCGTGACGGCCTTTCATGATGGTTTCCTTGATGGTGGCCGGCTCGCCGCCCCAGCGCCAGTCGGCGTCGGTCAGGTTGGGAAAACCGTAGGCGCCCTTGGCGTCGGAGCCGTGGCACACCGAGCAGTTGGAGGCGAACAGGCGGCCACCCATCTTCAAGGCTTGCGGGTCTTTGGCGACTTCCTCAATCGGCATCGCGGCGAATTTGGCAAAGATCGGGCCGAACTTGGCGTCCGACTTGGCCATTTCCTTTTCCCATTCGTGTACGCCGGTCCAGCCGGTCTGGCCGTTGGCGAAGGGCGTTTGCTTGTCGTTGTCGAGGTAGTTGTAGCCCGGCAACAGGCCTTTCCAGTTACCAAGGCCGGGGTACAGCGCCAGGTAGCCAAGGGCGAAGATGATGGTGCCGACAAACAGCATGAACCACCATTTGGGCAGCGGGTTGTCGTACTCCTCGATGCCGTCGAACGAGTGGCCGACGGTCTCGTCCGTTTGCTCGGTGCGCTGGCCCTTGCGGGTCGACAGCAGCAGCCAGGTCAGGGCGAAGATGGTACCCAGACTGAGGACTGTGACGTACAGACTCCAGAACGTAGTCATTCTTTGTTACTCCTAGAAGCTTGCTCGACGTGCTTGATGGCCTCGGGATCATCTGCAAAGGGCAGCATGGTCGCGTCGTCAAACTCCGACTTGCGGCGCGGGCTGAACACCCACAGCGCCAGGCCGACAAAGGCCACCATCACCACAACGGTGCCCAGGCCACGAATCATCCCGATATCCATGAAGATCACCGTTTGCTTTTGATGATGGTGCCAAGGCCTTGCAGGTAGGCCACCAATGCGTCCATTTCGGTCTTGCCCTTCACGGCAGCGGCTGCACCGGCGATGTCTTCATCGGTGTAGGGCACGCCCAAGGTGCGCAAGACTTCGAGCTTCTTGGCGGTGTCCTTGCCGTCGAGCTTGTTTTCCACCAGGAACGGGTAAGCGGGCATTTTCGACTCAGGCACCACGTTGCGCGGGTTGTACAGGTGCGCGCGCTGCCAGTCATCGGAGTAGCGTCCGCCGACACGGGCCAGGTCCGGGCCGGTACGTTTGGAACCCCACAGGAACGGGTGGTCCCACACGCTTTCACCGGCCACCGAGTAGTGACCGTAGCGTTCGGTTTCGGCGCGGAACGGACGGATCATTTGCGAGTGGCAACCCACACAACCGTTGGCGATGTAGACGTCACGGCCCTCGACTTCAAGGGCGGTGCGCGGCTTCATGCCTTCGACCGGCTTGTTGGTCACGTCCTGGAAAAACAACGGAACGATCTGGGTCAGGCCGCCGATGCTCACGGCGATGACCATGAAGAAGGCCAGCAGGCCGATATTCTTCTCGACTACTTCATGCTTCATCAGTGAGCTCCCACAACGGCGATCTTGGCGGCGGCTTCGGCTTCTACCGGGTCGGAGGCACGCACGGTGCGCCAGACGTTGTAGGCCATCAGGAACATGCCGGAGGCAAAGAATGCACCGCCCAGGGCGCGCACGATGTAACCCGGATGGCTGGCTTGCAGCGCTTCGACGAAGGAGTAGGTGAGGGTGCCGTCATCGTTGATGGCGCGCCACATCAGGCCCTGGGTGATGCCGTTGACCCACATCGAGGCGATGTAGAGCACGGTGCCGATGGTGGCCAGCCAGAAGTGCGCGTTGATCAGCCCGACACTGTGCATCTGCACACGGCCGAACAGTTTGGGGATCATGTGGTACAGCGCGCCGATGGAGATCATCGCTACCCAGCCGAGGGCGCCGGCGTGTACGTGGCCGATGGTCCAGTCGGTGTAGTGGGACAGCGAGTTGACCGTCTTGATGGCCATCATCGGGCCTTCGAAGGTCGACATGCCGTAGAACGCCAGCGATACCACCAAAAAGCGCAGGATCGGGTCGGTGCGCAATTTATGCCATGCGCCTGACAGCGTCATCATGCCGTTGATCATGCCGCCCCAGCTGGGCGCCAGCAGGATGATCGACATGGCCATGCCCAACGACTGCGCCCAGTCCGGCAACGCGGTGTAGTGCAGGTGGTGGGGACCGGCCCAGATGTACAGGGTGATCAGTGCCCAGAAGTGCACGATGGACAGGCGATACGAGTAGATCGGGCGTTCGGCCTGCTTGGGCACGAAGTAGTACATCATCCCCAGGAAACCGGTGGTGAGGAAGAACCCTACGGCGTTGTGGCCGTACCACCATTGGATCATTGCGTCGGTTGCCCCGGCATAGGCCGAGTAGGACTTGAACCAGCTCACCGGCAAGGAGGCGTGGTTGACGATGTGCAGCATCGCCGTCACCAGGATGAAGGCACCGTAGAACCAGTTGCCCACATAGATGTGCTTGGTCTTGCGCTTGACGATGGTGCCAAAGAACACCACGGCATAGGTCACCCAGACGATGGCGAGCAAAATCGCGATCGGCCATTCCAGCTCGGCGTATTCCTTGGTGGTGGTGTAGCCCAGCGGCAGGGTGATGATGGCGCCGAGGATCACGGCTTGCCAGCCCCAGAAGGTGAAGGCGGCGAGGCCATCGGAGATCAGTCGCGTCTGGCAGGTGCGCTGCACGACATAGTAGGAAGTGGCAAATAACGCACAACCACCGAAGGCGAAAATCACCAGGTTGGTGTGCAGCGGGCGCAGGCGGCCGAAGGTCGTCCATGGCAAGCCGAAATTCAACTCCGGCCACACCAGTTGCGAGGCGATAAACACCCCGAGCCCCATGCCAAGGATCCCCCAGACCACCGTCATGATGGCGAACTGGCGGACGACCTTATAGTTATAAGCAGTCGGACTGATTGCTGTGCTCATTCTAAGGTTCCACGGTTTAGGTTTTTTTATAGGTAAAATCGGCCGCAAGTATGTAGAAAGCGAGGGTCCATTGCAACGCAATGACTGACCTGTATCAATGCGTTCCGAGCCAGATTCTGCGCCCTTTCCATGTTTTGCGTAGGGACAAAATCGGAAATGGAAAGCTGATCGAGTGGACAAGAAATTTTCGGGGTCGCAACGGGAGTCGTTGCGTGTGCCGGAATCGGTCCGCTGTGCAAGCAAGCGTAGACCCGAATGGCGGGGGGGGAAAGTTGGTGTTCAGAAGGGTGCGACACTTGGTCGCTTAAAAACAATGAGCTGCCGCCCCATCTTGGGGCGGCAGTCGGTGATTACTCGGCCTGGCTTTCTGGCGTTGCGCCATCAGCCGTATGGGACAAGCTGTACACATAGGCCGCCAGCAGGTGCACCTTGTCATTGCCTTGCAGTACCTCCTGGGCCGGCATCTGGCCCTGGCGACCGTGGCGGATGGTCTGCTGCAACTGCGCCAGGCTGGTGCCGTAGATGAAGCCGGCGGGTTCGGTCAGGTTCGGCGCGCCCATGGCTTCCATGCCGTGGCCTTGTGGGCCGTGGCACGCCACGCAGGTGGTATTGAACGCGGCTTGGCCGGCCACCAGGTCGGCCGTGTTGTCGGCCGGCAAGGGCAGCTTGGCCAAATCATGACGCACATAAGCGGCGACATTCTTTACGCCGTCCTCACCGAGGATTTCACCCCAGGCCGGCATCGCCGCATGGCGTCCGCTCATGATCGTGGCCTTGATCGCTTCAGCCGAGCCGCCCCAGCGCCAGAGGTTGTCCGCCAGGTTCGGGAAACCATACGCGCCCTTGGCGTCCGAACCGTGGCACACCGCGCAATTGGACGCGAACAGGCGCCCGCCCATCTTCAGCGCCTGCGGGTCTTTGGCCACTTCTTCCACCGGCATGGCCGAGAATTTGGCGAAGATCGGCCCGAACTTGGCATCAGCCTTGGCCATTTCCTTGTCCCATTCCTTGGTCTGGGTCCAGCCGTCTTCATAACCCGGCAACACGCCTTTCCAGTTGCCCAGGCCCGGGTAGAGGATCAGGTAGCCGACCGCAAACACCAGGGTGCCGGCGAATAGCATGAACCACCACTGGGGCAGCGGGTTGTCGTATTCCTCGATACCGTCGAAGGCGTGGCCCA
The window above is part of the Pseudomonas sp. KBS0710 genome. Proteins encoded here:
- a CDS encoding heavy metal translocating P-type ATPase; the encoded protein is MTSPTPCYHCALPVPPGSRFTAEILGERRELCCPGCQAVAEAIVAGGLQSYYQHRSEASANPEALPVQLVDELALYDRADVQQPFVRHEGELAETTLLMEGISCAACGWLIEKHLRSLPAVAEARLNLSNHRLHVRWADGQLPLSQVLSELRHIGYAAHPYQADRAAEQLASENRKALRQLGVAGLLWFQAMMATMATWPEFNIDLSPELHVILRWVAMFLTTPIVFYSCAPFFKGALRDLRTRHLTMDVSVSLAIGGAYLAGIWTAITGTGELYFDAVGMFALFLLAGRYLERRARERTAAATAQLVNLLPASCLRLKGDGQSERILLSELAVGDRVLVHPGAVLPADGVILDGQSSIDESLLTGEYLPQPRNVGDAVTAGTLNVEGALTVEVRALGHDTRLSAIVRLLERAQAEKPRLAQIADRAAQWFLLCSLIAAALIGLLWWELDASRAFWIVLAMLVATCPCALSLATPTALTAATGTLHKLGLLLTRGHVLEGLNQIDTVIFDKTGTLTEGRLALRAIRPLGSLNSDDCLGLAAALENRSEHPIARAFGRAPLAAEEVLSFPGLGLEGRVGERQLRIGQPDFVCQLSGCAIPASPHEAGQWLLLGDGNGALAWFVLDDRLRSDAPALLAACKARGWRTLLLSGDSSPMVASVALELGIDEAKGGLRPDDKLQVLQQLHQQGRKVLMLGDGVNDVPVLAAADISVAMGSATDLAKTSADAVLLSNRLDALVQAFTLARRTRRVILENLLWAGLYNGLMLPFAALGWITPIWAAIGMSLSSLTVVLNALRLTRLPSPQVNSATLVTRPLPA
- a CDS encoding FixH family protein, encoding MPAATAASPWYKHLWPWIIIGILACSVTLTLSMVTIAVKNPDNLVNDNYYEAGKGINRSLDRERLAQTLQLRGKLHLDELTGEVELQLTGYSNPNTLELNLISPTQPEKDRKINLTRSDSEPGRYIGQVTDKVEGRRFVELLGVEGDKTWRLFEEEEVSHDKDLLLGDEPLQGAEDLKK
- the ccoG gene encoding cytochrome c oxidase accessory protein CcoG is translated as MSNQIPVHDVTPPAKNASNSVDLYASREKIYTRAFTGLFRNLRMLGGAGLFLLYFGTVWLNWGGHQAVWWNLPERKFFIFGATFWPQDFILLSGILIVAAFGLFFITVYAGRVWCGYTCPQSVWTWIFMWCEKVTEGDRNQRIKLDKAPMGANKFLRKFSKHTLWLLIGFATGMTFVGYFSPIRELVFDFFTGQADGWSYFWVGFFTLATYGNAGWLREQVCIYMCPYARFQSVMFDKDTLIVSYDPRRGEVRGPRKKGIDYKAQGLGDCIDCTMCVQVCPTGIDIRDGLQIECIGCAACIDACDNIMDKMDYPRGLISYTTEHNLSGQKTHKLRPRLIGYALVLLAMIGLLAGAFFMRSLVGFDVSKDRVLYRENAEGRIENVYSLKIMNKDQRDHTYVLDASGLPDLKLQGRREIKVAAGDIFTMPVELSSAPEQLPSSTNEVKFILRDADDDSVHIEAKSRFIGPQVR
- the ccoP gene encoding cytochrome-c oxidase, cbb3-type subunit III; translation: MTTFWSLYVTVLSLGTIFALTWLLLSTRKGQRTEQTDETVGHSFDGIEEYDNPLPKWWFMLFVGTIIFALGYLALYPGLGNWKGLLPGYNYLDNDKQTPFANGQTGWTGVHEWEKEMAKSDAKFGPIFAKFAAMPIEEVAKDPQALKMGGRLFASNCSVCHGSDAKGAYGFPNLTDADWRWGGEPATIKETIMKGRHAVMPAWAEVIGEQGVADVAGFVVTNLDGRKLPEGTKADVANGAKLFAANCVACHGPAGKGTPAMGAPDLTHPGAFIYGSSFAQLQQTIRYGRQGQMPAQELLQGNDKVHLLAAYVYSLSHGDNTTDTK
- a CDS encoding CcoQ/FixQ family Cbb3-type cytochrome c oxidase assembly chaperone, with the translated sequence MDIGMIRGLGTVVVMVAFVGLALWVFSPRRKSEFDDATMLPFADDPEAIKHVEQASRSNKE
- the ccoO gene encoding cytochrome-c oxidase, cbb3-type subunit II, whose translation is MKHEVVEKNIGLLAFFMVIAVSIGGLTQIVPLFFQDVTNKPVEGMKPRTALEVEGRDVYIANGCVGCHSQMIRPFRAETERYGHYSVAGESVWDHPFLWGSKRTGPDLARVGGRYSDDWQRAHLYNPRNVVPESKMPAYPFLVENKLDGKDTAKKLEVLRTLGVPYTDEDIAGAAAAVKGKTEMDALVAYLQGLGTIIKSKR
- the ccoN gene encoding cytochrome-c oxidase, cbb3-type subunit I; translation: MSTAISPTAYNYKVVRQFAIMTVVWGILGMGLGVFIASQLVWPELNFGLPWTTFGRLRPLHTNLVIFAFGGCALFATSYYVVQRTCQTRLISDGLAAFTFWGWQAVILGAIITLPLGYTTTKEYAELEWPIAILLAIVWVTYAVVFFGTIVKRKTKHIYVGNWFYGAFILVTAMLHIVNHASLPVSWFKSYSAYAGATDAMIQWWYGHNAVGFFLTTGFLGMMYYFVPKQAERPIYSYRLSIVHFWALITLYIWAGPHHLHYTALPDWAQSLGMAMSIILLAPSWGGMINGMMTLSGAWHKLRTDPILRFLVVSLAFYGMSTFEGPMMAIKTVNSLSHYTDWTIGHVHAGALGWVAMISIGALYHMIPKLFGRVQMHSVGLINAHFWLATIGTVLYIASMWVNGITQGLMWRAINDDGTLTYSFVEALQASHPGYIVRALGGAFFASGMFLMAYNVWRTVRASDPVEAEAAAKIAVVGAH
- the ccoP gene encoding cytochrome-c oxidase, cbb3-type subunit III, which produces MTTFWSTWICVLTLGSLIGLTWLLVGTRKGETKGSVDQTMGHAFDGIEEYDNPLPQWWFMLFAGTLVFAVGYLILYPGLGNWKGVLPGYEDGWTQTKEWDKEMAKADAKFGPIFAKFSAMPVEEVAKDPQALKMGGRLFASNCAVCHGSDAKGAYGFPNLADNLWRWGGSAEAIKATIMSGRHAAMPAWGEILGEDGVKNVAAYVRHDLAKLPLPADNTADLVAGQAAFNTTCVACHGPQGHGMEAMGAPNLTEPAGFIYGTSLAQLQQTIRHGRQGQMPAQEVLQGNDKVHLLAAYVYSLSHTADGATPESQAE